One Rhododendron vialii isolate Sample 1 chromosome 2a, ASM3025357v1 genomic region harbors:
- the LOC131317615 gene encoding uncharacterized protein LOC131317615, with translation MEEMREAAMAYYANMSEDQQKELLEFYKSLDTNEDGKVSIHEYLDFLVRKGVTQHVSPDLFKLLDKDDGGTLDFEESVTFFYMFTCNRLVICAGCRSYLWGLHFLCVECYNADKKKTYELCCSCYRNKNFTHEHSSFMDNYALLRTEQAMDKLKKVAKGGAEIAWSFFKAYNESN, from the exons atggaggagaTGCGTGAGGCAGCAATGGCTTATTACGCGAACATGTCCGAAGACCAACAAAAAGAGCTTCTGGAATTCTACAAATCATTAGACACAAACGAAGACGGGAAAGTGAGCATCCATGAGTACTTGGATTTCCTCGTACGAAAAGGCGTCACCCAACACGTGTCGCCAGATCTGTTCAAACTCCTCGACAAGGACGACGGCGGCACCCTGGATTTCGAGGAATCCGTTACGTTTTTCTATATGTTCACGTGCAACAGGCTGGTGATCTGTGCTGGGTGTCGGTCCTACTTGTGGGGCCTCCATTTCCTATGTGTCGAATGTTACAATGCTGACAAAAAGAAGACATATGAGCTGTGTTGTTCCTGTTATCGTAACAAGAACTTCACCCATGAGCACTCCTCTTTCATGGACAACTATGCTCTCCTCCGGACTGAACAAGCAATG GACAAATTGAAGAAGGTGGCAAAGGGCGGTGCTGAAATCGCTTGGAGTTTTTTTAAAGCTTATAACGAAAGTAATTAA